A part of Streptomyces sp. NBC_01497 genomic DNA contains:
- a CDS encoding helix-turn-helix transcriptional regulator gives MLAQPLAARPIRESLVNGFLLATTHTASGPLRAAAEDLRPRALKAAIALIEDQPELPLTVGDIAGQVHVSVRALQNTFRRNLNMSPMKYLQSVRIRRAHTELVRADPAGSSVSEIAYRWGFTHLSRFAEQYKSMYGESPSRTLQSPG, from the coding sequence TTGCTCGCCCAGCCGCTGGCCGCGCGGCCCATCAGGGAGTCCCTCGTCAACGGGTTCCTGCTCGCCACAACGCACACGGCGTCCGGCCCGTTGCGCGCCGCGGCGGAGGACTTGCGGCCGCGCGCCCTGAAGGCCGCGATCGCCCTGATCGAGGATCAGCCGGAACTGCCCCTGACCGTCGGGGACATCGCGGGCCAGGTGCACGTGAGCGTGCGCGCGCTCCAGAACACGTTCCGGCGGAATCTGAACATGTCGCCCATGAAGTACCTGCAGTCCGTCCGGATTCGCCGCGCCCACACGGAGCTCGTGCGGGCCGACCCGGCCGGCTCCTCCGTCTCCGAGATCGCGTACCGCTGGGGCTTCACCCACCTCAGCCGTTTCGCCGAACAGTACAAATCGATGTACGGAGAGAGCCCCAGCAGGACCCTCCAGTCCCCGGGCTGA
- a CDS encoding helix-turn-helix domain-containing protein has translation MVRLPLTPAEVARGQRLGALLRRSRGCRSMLDVALASHISPETLRKIESGRVATPAFPTIAAIADVLSLSLDAVWAEISRPEGAAEDPSVLPVARHASLVS, from the coding sequence ATGGTCAGGTTGCCGCTCACCCCCGCCGAGGTAGCACGCGGACAGCGCCTCGGTGCCCTGCTCCGCCGGTCCCGGGGCTGCCGCTCGATGCTCGACGTGGCGCTCGCCTCGCACATCTCACCGGAGACGCTTCGGAAGATCGAATCCGGCCGCGTGGCCACCCCCGCGTTCCCGACCATCGCGGCGATCGCCGACGTCCTCAGCCTGTCGCTGGACGCGGTCTGGGCCGAGATCAGCCGACCGGAGGGCGCCGCCGAGGATCCGTCGGTCCTGCCCGTCGCACGTCACGCGTCGCTGGTTTCGTAA